A stretch of Malus sylvestris chromosome 11, drMalSylv7.2, whole genome shotgun sequence DNA encodes these proteins:
- the LOC126588774 gene encoding early nodulin-like protein 2 isoform X2: MEFGRFVWLQILLVFFCLCFSSIEGYKFYVGGKDGWVVNPSQSYSLWAEKNRFNINDTLHFKYKKGSDSVLVVNKDDYFSCNTQNPIQKLDGGDSDFTVDRSGPFYFISGQNGNCQKGQKLLVIVLAPRQPKPPVLPPPPTSPTAPGPGPTTPTSPTAPQKPYHPPAASPPQGPGLPPAGGPVSPSPSPVITTPPSASPGPGSSQPSPSPSTSMVPSPASGYTPTTSPPAPPPEGLAPTPSGVPGGPILAPSGGPAGPTQSGTVTSPPAPPPEGLAPTPAPSGQPAGPTSPGTASPPPGSQESTAPSNNGALHGVAAPSIVLVSLAVVLVSVALS, encoded by the exons ATGGAGTTTGGGAGATTTGTTTGGCTTCAAATCTTGTTGGTGTTCTTTTGCTTGTGTTTTTCATCCATAGAAGGATACAAATTCTATGTTGGTGGGAAAGATGGGTGGGTTGTGAACCCTTCTCAGAGCTACAGCCTCTGGGCTGAGAAAAACAGGTTCAATATCAATGACACTCTAC ATTTCAAATACAAGAAAGGGTCAGACTCGGTGCTCGTCGTGAACAAAGACGACTACTTCAGCTGCAACACCCAAAACCCTATTCAGAAACTCGACGGTGGCGACTCCGACTTCACCGTCGATAGGTCTGGGCCTTTCTACTTTATCAGTGGCCAAAATGGTAATTGTCAAAAGGGTCAGAAGCTTCTTGTTATTGTCTTGGCCCCGAGGCAGCCCAAGCCACCAgtcctccctcctcctcctactAGCCCTACCGCTCCTGGCCCTGGCCCTACCACTCCTACTAGCCCTACCGCTCCTCAGAAGCCCTACCACCCTCCTGCGGCGTCCCCACCACAAGGGCCCGGGCTACCCCCAGCTGGGGGCCCGGTCTCTCCATCTCCATCACCAGTGATTACAACTCCTCCATCTGCTTCACCAGGGCCAGGGTCATCACAACCGTCGCCGTCGCCGTCAACTTCTATGGTGCCATCTCCGGCGTCAGGCTATACTCCAACTACTTCTCCACCCGCACCGCCTCCGGAGGGGCTCGCACCTACTCCTTCTGGCGTGCCTGGGGGGCCCATACTTGCTCCATCTGGCGGGCCTGCGGGCCCCACACAGTCGGGAACTGTTACTTCTCCACCCGCACCGCCTCCGGAGGGGCTCGCACCTACAC CTGCTCCATCCGGCCAGCCTGCGGGCCCCACATCGCCGGGAACTGCTTCTCCGCCACCAGGGTCCCAGGAGTCGACGGCCCCGTCAAATAATGGAGCGTTACATGGAGTAGCGGCTCCTTCGATTGTGTTGGTGTCTTTGGCTGTTGTTCTGGTTAGTGTGGCGCTCTCATGA
- the LOC126588774 gene encoding early nodulin-like protein 2 isoform X1, with the protein MEFGRFVWLQILLVFFCLCFSSIEGYKFYVGGKDGWVVNPSQSYSLWAEKNRFNINDTLHFKYKKGSDSVLVVNKDDYFSCNTQNPIQKLDGGDSDFTVDRSGPFYFISGQNGNCQKGQKLLVIVLAPRQPKPPVLPPPPTSPTAPGPGPTTPTSPTAPQKPYHPPAASPPQGPGLPPAGGPVSPSPSPVITTPPSASPGPGSSQPSPSPSTSMVPSPASGYTPTTSPPAPPPEGLAPTPSGVPGGPILAPSGGPAGPTQSGTVTSPPAPPPEGLAPTHAPSGQPAGATPAPSGQPAGPTSPGTASPPPGSQESTAPSNNGALHGVAAPSIVLVSLAVVLVSVALS; encoded by the exons ATGGAGTTTGGGAGATTTGTTTGGCTTCAAATCTTGTTGGTGTTCTTTTGCTTGTGTTTTTCATCCATAGAAGGATACAAATTCTATGTTGGTGGGAAAGATGGGTGGGTTGTGAACCCTTCTCAGAGCTACAGCCTCTGGGCTGAGAAAAACAGGTTCAATATCAATGACACTCTAC ATTTCAAATACAAGAAAGGGTCAGACTCGGTGCTCGTCGTGAACAAAGACGACTACTTCAGCTGCAACACCCAAAACCCTATTCAGAAACTCGACGGTGGCGACTCCGACTTCACCGTCGATAGGTCTGGGCCTTTCTACTTTATCAGTGGCCAAAATGGTAATTGTCAAAAGGGTCAGAAGCTTCTTGTTATTGTCTTGGCCCCGAGGCAGCCCAAGCCACCAgtcctccctcctcctcctactAGCCCTACCGCTCCTGGCCCTGGCCCTACCACTCCTACTAGCCCTACCGCTCCTCAGAAGCCCTACCACCCTCCTGCGGCGTCCCCACCACAAGGGCCCGGGCTACCCCCAGCTGGGGGCCCGGTCTCTCCATCTCCATCACCAGTGATTACAACTCCTCCATCTGCTTCACCAGGGCCAGGGTCATCACAACCGTCGCCGTCGCCGTCAACTTCTATGGTGCCATCTCCGGCGTCAGGCTATACTCCAACTACTTCTCCACCCGCACCGCCTCCGGAGGGGCTCGCACCTACTCCTTCTGGCGTGCCTGGGGGGCCCATACTTGCTCCATCTGGCGGGCCTGCGGGCCCCACACAGTCGGGAACTGTTACTTCTCCACCCGCACCGCCTCCGGAGGGGCTCGCACCTACACATGCTCCATCCGGCCAACCTGCGGGTGCTACACCTGCTCCATCCGGCCAGCCTGCGGGCCCCACATCGCCGGGAACTGCTTCTCCGCCACCAGGGTCCCAGGAGTCGACGGCCCCGTCAAATAATGGAGCGTTACATGGAGTAGCGGCTCCTTCGATTGTGTTGGTGTCTTTGGCTGTTGTTCTGGTTAGTGTGGCGCTCTCATGA